A single genomic interval of Pangasianodon hypophthalmus isolate fPanHyp1 chromosome 8, fPanHyp1.pri, whole genome shotgun sequence harbors:
- the fkbp1aa gene encoding FKBP prolyl isomerase 1Aa, which yields MGVEVETITPGDGSTFPKKGQTCVVHYVGSLTNGRTFDSSRDRGKPFKFKIGKQEVIRGWDEGVAQMSVGQRAKLTCTPDFAYGSKGHPGIIPPNATLIFDVELLSLE from the exons ATGGGAGTCGAGGTCGAGACGATAACACCCGGAGACG gaagcACTTTCCCCAAGAAAGGACAGACATGCGTTGTGCACTATGTTG GATCTCTGACGAACGGCCGCACGTTTGACTCCTCTCGGGACCGAGGCAAGCCCTTCAAATTCAAGATCGGCAAGCAGGAAGTTATCCGCGGCTGGGATGAAGGAGTGGCTCAG ATGAGTGTAGGCCAGCGTGCGAAGCTGACTTGCACCCCTGACTTTGCCTACGGGAGCAAAGGCCACCCTGGCATCATCCCTCCCAACGCCACCCTCATATTCGACGTGGAGCTTCTGAGCTTGGAGTAA
- the LOC113533354 gene encoding syntaphilin — MVKDSLPMSFSANRRPSAGTRRRPAGTASSRQPHAHADSSISSTCTATSCKGAEISIKPRSHPATPRRQAKYGGCSENHGIRPPAPEQYLTPLQQKEVCIRHLRARLKENVERLQDRDSEIGELRMQLTRMQEDWIEEECHRIEAQLALKEARKEIRQLQQAVEAVRSNLSHHDSDLHDCKSDGASGVRLQSRPGASRSCGCSPAHTIGRSATFTRLSSETLPGIDRNGNVTSEHRVHPIPANRGAATLPRGDGRPRLILEAALLSEQAPPTMLCSTLSRSPTYEKLCSGETVVPVGRPCHMVNNNCSCALHACLPHHHLFLHLPQQEVPPPLPPTPPPAPPSASEVSDKPGFRSQACSPTITWISPEEKEEEGEGEELSVITLATTAPDITLAEPQTISMSSSSILSTQKSYLAKPLPPDNLIQSLSSKTASQTMLTMPQIQQPSLRSPPSPEQPPQIKEDDGAAGATEEEEGQEQDPSNCHWSRYFLVDLLAVAVPIAPTLAWLCRGRQHDVMPAYHMGSLLRGCCAVALHSLRRVGSTRSRGPSGTEDATTI, encoded by the exons ATGGTGAAAGACTCCTTGCCTATGTCTTTCTCAGCTAACAGAAGGCCGTCTGCTGGAACCCGCAG acgGCCTGCTGGTACAGCCAGTAGCCGACAGCCTCACGCACATGCAGATTCCTCCATCAGCAGCACTTGCACAGCAACGTCTTGCAAAGGCGCAGAAATCAGTATCAAACCACGATCACACCCAGCTACACCTCG ACGGCAGGCGAAGTACGGAGGCTGTAGTGAGAATCACGGGATCCGTCCTCCTGCTCCCGAGCAGTATCTCACCCCACTACAACAGAAGGAAGTGTGTATCCGTCACTTGCGCGCCCGGCTGAAGGAAAATGTGGAGAGATTGCAGGACAG GGACTCAGAGATCGGGGAGTTGCGCATGCAGTTGACACGCATGCAGGAGGACTGGATCGAGGAGGAGTGTCATCGCATTGAGGCCCAGCTGGCACTGAAAGAAGCTAGAAAAGAGATCCGGCAGCTCCAGCAGGCCGTGGAAGCCGTCCGATCCAACCTGAGCCACCATGACTCGGATCTGCATGACTGTAAGTCAGATGGAGCGAGTGGAGTCAGGCTGCAGTCGCGACCTGGAGCCTCGAGGTCATGTGGCTGCTCTCCAGCACACACCATCGGTCGCAGTGCCACCTTTACTAGGCTGAGCAGTGAAACATTGCCTGGCATCGACCGCAATGGAAATGTTACTTCCGAGCACCGCGTTCACCCCATTCCCGCCAATCGAGGGGCTGCGACTTTACCAAGAGGTGATGGACGCCCTCGTCTCATCCTGGAGGCGGCCCTTCTATCTGAGCAGGCCCCACCCACAATGCTGTGCTCCACCCTTTCACGCTCGCCCACCTATGAGAAACTGTGTAGTGGGGAGACAGTTGTGCCTGTAGGCCGACCCTGCCATATGGTTAACAACAACTGCAGCTGTGCACTGCATGCCTGCCTCCCTCATCACCATCTTTTTTTGCATCTTCCTCAGCAGGAAGTTCCACCTCCCCTGCCTCCTACTCCACCACCAGCGCCACCTAGTGCATCTGAGGTGAGCGATAAGCCCGGATTCAGATCGCAAGCCTGCAGCCCGACCATCACCTGGATCTCACCagaggaaaaggaggaagaggGTGAAGGTGAAGAACTGAGCGTTATCACTTTAGCCACAACAGCGCCAGACATCACTCTTGCTGAACCACAAACAATTTCAATGTCTTCCTCCTCCATATTGTCTACACAAAAATCTTACCTCGCTAAGCCTTTACCGCCAGACAACCTCATTCAGTCACTCTCCTCAAAAACAGCTTCACAAACGATGTTGACTATGCCACAAATCCAGCAGCCCAGTCTTCGGTCGCCTCCATCACCTGAGCAGCCACCACAGATCAAAGAAGACGATGGAGCTGCTGGAGCtactgaggaagaggaggggcaAGAACAAGATCCATCCAACTGTCACTGGAGTCGCTACTTCCTTGTTGATCTGCTAGCCGTGGCGGTCCCGATTGCACCAACATTGGCGTGGCTTTGTCGAGGACGGCAGCATGACGTCATGCCAGCGTACCACATGGGCTCCCTGCTGCGCGGCTGTTGCGCCGTAGCACTTCATTCACTAAGACGTGTTGGCAGCACTCGTAGCCGAGGGCCATCTGGGACAGAGGACGCGACAACAATCTAA
- the rad21l1 gene encoding double-strand-break repair protein rad21-like protein 1 yields the protein MVFFTQLFTSKRGPLARIWLAAHWEKKITKAHVFECNLEATIEDIISPQIKIGLRTSGHLLLGVVRIYSRKAKYLLADCSDAVVKIKVAFRPGQLDLPEEGMEAMVKAITLPEDFADFESQLPDLNTIDVVDHFSLNQSRTEEITLKENFGNSFLSMDDLGDETQSHQGLFDTSFQSLAANGDGFGDEGMAFDLVDLIANANENALLTGSYGDSKVPATPPPTAINPTAPESSIATSEALPETPTLNETTLLENAEEGFALEPVAVTPSSERKKGSRKRKLVVDQSKELSNEAIKAQLADYSDLLTPLDIAPPTRKLMDWKENGGVDYLFSHFCTPVMDNDLQKLFPRDVLAGKMGPNSKAEDESDPKETREQAREAESESTAVPMMEEMSLLQETVEQNRAAESSSFIEPSFIHTEPPESNESRLEVSHPEPLSEESMLVHPSGVNSETPQMHTQTQHSALNSQNMEEKRMTSRAQNLLQAIRKQNSSPDATFSLHEMCENCSRSNAAAMFFCLLVLKKQRAIGLHQRAPYSDIIITPGPLFQKL from the exons ATGGTCTTCTTCACACAACTCTTCACCTCTAAACGTGGACCCCTGGCCAGGATCTGGCTTGCAGCCCACTGGGAAAAGAAGATAACCAAAGCCCATGTGTTTGAATGTAACCTAGAGGCGACGATAGAGGATATTATTTCTCCTCAG ATAAAGATTGGGCTGCGGACTTCAGGTCACCTGCTCTTGGGCGTGGTGCGGATCTACTCTAGGAAAGCCAAGTATCTCCTTGCAGACTGCAGTGATGCTGTGGTTAAAATCAAAGTGGCTTTCCGACCAG GACAGTTGGATCTGCCTGAGGAAGGGATGGAAGCCATGGTTAAAGCCATTACACTGCCTGAGGACTTCGCTGACTTCGAGTCACAGCTGCCTGATCTCAA CACTATTGATGTGGTAGATCACTTCTCACTGAACCAGAGCCGCACAGAGGAAATCACTCTGAAGGAAAACTTTGGAAACAGTTTTCTCTCCATGGACGACTTGg gagaTGAAACCCAGTCTCATCAGGGACTATTTGATACAAGTTTCCAAAGTCTCGCTGCAAATGGTGATGGATTTGGTGATGAGGGCATGGCTTTTGATCTTGTTG ATTTAATAGCAAATGCTAATGAGAATGCGCTGCTGACTGGTTCCTATGGTGATTCCAAGGTCCCTGCGACACCCCCACCAACTGCTATTAATCCTACAG CTCCAGAGTCTTCCATAGCTACTTCAGAGGCCTTGCCAGAGACTCCCACACTGAATGAGACCACACTGCTGGAGAATGCAGAGGAAGGCTTTGCCCTTGAACCTGTGGCTGTTACAC CATCTTcagagaggaagaaagggagCAGGAAAAGGAAGCTGGTGGTAGATCAGTCTAAGGAGCTTTCTAATGAAGCCATCAAAGCCCAGCTAGCCGACTACTCTGACCTTCTGACCCCACTTGACATAGCTCCACCCACACGAAAACTCATGGACTGGAAGGAAAATGGAGGCGTGGATTATCTATTTTCACATTTCTGCACTCCTGTCATGGACAACGACTTGCAGAAG CTCTTCCCTAGAGATGTGTTAGCTGGGAAAATGGGGCCAAACAgcaaagctgaagatgaaagtGACCCCAAGGAGACAAGGGAGCAGGCGAGAGAGG ctGAGAGTGAGAGCACTGCTGTGCCTATGATGGAGGAGATGAGCTTACTGCAAGAGACTGTGGAGCAAAACAGAGCAGCAGAGTCATCCAGCTTTATCGAACCATCTTTCATACATACAGAGCCTCCAGAATCCAAT GAAAGCAGGCTGGAGGTGTCGCATCCAGAGCCACTCTCTGAGGAGTCAATGCTGGTCCATCCATCTGGAGTGAACAGTGAAACACCACAAATGCACACGCAGACACAA CACTCTGCCCTGAACAGCCAGAACATGGAGGAGAAGAGAATGACTAGTCGAGCACAGAACCTCCTCCAGGCCATCAGA AAGCAGAACAGCAGCCCTGATGCCACATTCAGCCTTCATGAAATGTGTGAGAATTGCAGTCGATCCAATGCAGCGGCCATGTTCTTCTGTCTGCTGGTGCTGAAGAAACAGCGGGCCATAGGCTTGCACCAGAGGGCCCCCTACAGTGATATTATCATCACTCCTGGTCCACTTTTTCAGAAGCTCTAG
- the mfsd2al2 gene encoding sodium-dependent lysophosphatidylcholine symporter 1-B-like, whose translation MTLAEELQDKLQLWKEAISSCKVAEPDEKSRKDESYNHAGIPLATKLCYAIGGIPYQATNIALGFSFQIFLLDVVQMEVFFVSLILFVTRVWDAVTDPLVGYLVSRSGRTPIGKLLPWSVLSMPLGILSYVLLWFIPHAAHSSSVGVPWYLIISCLFQTLMSCYHVPYMSLNMFLGGSERDRDSATAYRMSAEVLSMLLAAVMQGQVLRVYNREREDSCTDTDNNDELTYSTSSPSIASLQNTRAAFMTSALLLGALFFLCCMVLFLGVREQSGPASVQIERHSSYLADLKKLIGHVSYQRLVLGFLFTSLAFQMALGNFALFCIHVAGLGAQFQYLILAILVSATVSVPLWQMILLRLGKKSTLFIGLPIFIPVMIVLASVSENFPVYMIMCILVGTSVATLFLLPWSMLPDVVDEFMVANPCCRAMEPLFFSCYCFCNKLGGGLSAGISTMTLHLTGYKTGACSHSGGVVLALRLLLAPIPIILLLVGLVFFYLYPINEMQRRRIQQDQEQTRVKSQMLPNKEDVKLQQCTTKRSSFRSKTSTISSSSRVKNSSSQLRCFPSTSVQKHWVASTSPPDRNASLDCTAEPPFYKPKWRSKSNLPVSQISTPQSSLKSNETCSKRAVVTWV comes from the exons AACCATGCAGGAATCCCTCTGGCCACAAAGCTATGCTATGCTATTGGAGGAATTCCATATCAGGCAACAAACATTGCCCTGGGCTTCTCCTTCCAGATATTTCTACTGGATGTTGTGCAA ATGGAGGTATTCTTTGTCTCTCTGATCTTGTTCGTCACTCGGGTGTGGGACGCAGTAACTGACCCTCTCGTTGGGTACCTGGTGAGCAGGAGTGGGCGGACCCCAATAGGCAAGCTCCTCCCTTG GTCAGTTTTGTCCATGCCACTGGGCATTCTGTCTTACGTCCTCCTCTGGTTCATCCCACACGCTGCACACAGCTCCTCAGTTGGTGTGCCCTGGTACCTCATCATCAGCTGTCTCTTCCAGACTCTAATGAGT TGCTATCATGTCCCGTACATGTCACTTAATATGTTTCTGGGAGGAAGTGAGAGGGACAGAGATTCAGCCACGGCCTACA gAATGAGTGCGGAGGTGTTGTCGATGCTGCTGGCTGCTGTGATGCAGGGGCAGGTGTTGAGAGTGTacaacagagaaagagaggactCCTGCACGGACACGGACAATAATGACGAGCTCACATACAGCACCTCATCTCCCTCCATTGCTTCTCTACAGAACACA CGAGCTGCCTTCATGACTTCGGCTCTGCTCCTGGGTGctcttttcttcctctgctGTATGGTGCTCTTTCTGGGAGTGAGAGAACAAAGTG GGCCTGCAAGCGTTCAGATAGAGAGGCACTCGTCATACCTTGCTGATCTGAAGAAACTGATTGGCCACGTCTCATACCAGCGCCTGGTGCTCGGCTTCCTATTCACCTCTCTTGCTTTCCAG ATGGCTTTAGGCAATTTTGCTTTGTTCTGCATCCATGTGGCAGGATTGGGAGCTCAGTTCCAATATCTCATATTGGCTATACTG GTTTCAGCTACGGTATCAGTGCCCTTGTGGCAGATGATTTTATTGAGGTTGGGAAAGAAGAGTACTCTCTTTATTGGCCTACCT ATCTTTATTCCTGTTATGATAGTCCTAGCATCTGTCTCAGAGAATTTCCCCGTCTACATGATCATGTGCATTCTGGTTGGCACCAGCGTAGCTACACTCTTCTTGTTACCATG GTCCATGTTGCCAGACGTGGTGGATGAGTTCATGGTTGCAAACCCTTGCTGCAGGGCGATGGAGCCGCTGTTTTTCTCCTGCTACTGCTTCTGCAACAAGCTCGGAGGAGGTCTATCTGCTGGCATCTCCACCATGACACTACA CCTGACAGGTTATAAAACAGGAGCATGCAGCCACAGCGGAGGAGTTGTCTTGGCATTACGCCTGCTTTTGGCACCGATTCCCATCATCCTACTGCTGGTGGGTCTGGTCTTCTTCTATCTCTACCCCATCAATGAAATGCAGCGGCGGCGGATCCAACAAGACCAGGAACAAACAAG AGTCAAGTCCCAGATGCTTCCAAATAAAGAAGACGTCAAACTACAGCAATGCACGACTAAGAGGAGCAGCTTTCGATCAAAGACTAGCACAATATCTTCTTCATCCAGAGTGAAAAATTCTTCTTCCCAGCTGAGATGTTTTCCTTCAACTTCTGTGCAAAAGCACTGGGTTGCAAGCACAAGCCCTCCCGATCGTAACGCTAGCTTAGACTGCACTGCCGAGCCGCCATTTTATAAACCAAAATGGAGGTCAAAAAGCAACTTACCTGTATCTCAGATTAGTACACCTCAGTCTTCACTGAAGAGTAATGAGACATGCTCTAAGAGAGCAGTGGTTACATGGGTGTAA